A window of Ruania suaedae contains these coding sequences:
- the fmt gene encoding methionyl-tRNA formyltransferase — translation MRVVFAGTPAVAVPSLHAILASSHEVVAVLTRPPAPAGRKRVLTPSPVHEAAEEAGLPVITSDRPHEPETVEQLRALAPEVCAVVAYGALLREPALSLPPHGWINLHFSLLPAWRGAAPVQHSIMAGDDVTGASTFRIEAGLDTGPVIGTMTETVRPWDTSGDLLDRLAEAGPALLVSSLDALADGTASPQPQPDEGVSLAPRLTADHARVDWRRPAIAIDRQIRGCTPAPGAWTTRAGQRVKLGPVRPIDDTGTPGLAPGQLSVTSDGLLVGTGTSPVRLDRIAPPGKSWMSAADWARGARLGEDDAFESEEAR, via the coding sequence ATGCGTGTTGTGTTCGCGGGCACGCCCGCCGTCGCCGTGCCCTCCCTGCACGCGATCCTGGCCTCGAGCCACGAGGTCGTCGCCGTCCTGACCCGGCCGCCCGCCCCCGCGGGCCGCAAGCGCGTCCTGACGCCGAGCCCGGTACACGAGGCGGCAGAGGAGGCCGGCCTGCCCGTCATCACCTCCGACCGGCCGCATGAACCGGAGACCGTCGAGCAGCTCCGCGCACTCGCACCGGAGGTCTGCGCCGTCGTGGCCTACGGGGCGCTCCTGCGCGAACCGGCACTCTCCCTGCCCCCGCACGGCTGGATCAACCTCCACTTCTCGCTGTTGCCGGCCTGGCGCGGCGCCGCACCCGTCCAGCACTCGATCATGGCCGGTGACGACGTGACCGGTGCCTCCACGTTCCGGATCGAGGCCGGGCTGGACACGGGCCCGGTGATCGGCACGATGACCGAGACGGTCCGGCCCTGGGACACCAGCGGCGACCTGCTCGACCGGCTCGCCGAGGCCGGACCGGCCTTGCTGGTCTCCTCCCTCGACGCCCTCGCCGACGGCACGGCCTCCCCGCAGCCCCAGCCCGACGAGGGCGTCAGCCTCGCCCCACGCCTGACCGCGGACCACGCCCGGGTCGACTGGCGCCGCCCCGCGATCGCCATTGACCGCCAGATCCGCGGCTGCACGCCCGCCCCCGGTGCCTGGACCACCCGAGCCGGCCAGCGGGTCAAGCTCGGGCCTGTCCGGCCCATCGATGACACCGGCACCCCCGGGCTGGCGCCGGGGCAGCTGTCCGTCACCTCCGACGGCCTCCTCGTCGGGACCGGGACCTCTCCCGTGCGGCTCGACCGGATCGCCCCGCCCGGCAAGTCCTGGATGTCAGCCGCCGACTGGGCGCGCGGTGCCAGACTCGGCGAGGACGACGCGTTCGAGTCGGAGGAGGCGCGATGA
- a CDS encoding HNH endonuclease, which translates to MTSTATASSFSAPAEREVLAAVRANGVAARAVEVERAELVLAWVRESVVDPEETTQDAVFDPDVHVGVPGTEQPMRLAGEGAPWVADLGFTRLAAALGQSNEAAMNYVGAVVELAYRLPVLWSRVRAGQVSVHRARTVARLSKKLPAAGAAWVDAQVAWTIGTCSVAQIERTVAAAVARFDPDQAEKDREAALEGRRVDIDLDQVATATDPSAGAVITFGGGLDLADALDLEAAISARAAALTALMPGASEDVRRSVALGDLARGHTSLARATGDDDRASDSGDPNGRTVLLYLHLAAGDLTHDGSGVGRCENTRSPITAEQVRTWCATAGRVLVRPVIDLNTDYAATTYEASPRLREQVILRDGTCRFPFCHRSARAGDLDHIDPHEDGGPTTSTNLAALCRRHHRAKTHAGWTYQVITPGTYHWASPDGAAYLVTPAGTFDLPGSPGTAATSTARVRQRALDSMRTAAKAMPSVLPAGSHQQHAVPAAPVAPTRHPSDHPAPDPADHHRRRGHRHVQGTPRT; encoded by the coding sequence ATGACCTCGACAGCCACCGCTTCCTCCTTCTCGGCTCCGGCCGAGCGAGAGGTGCTGGCTGCCGTGAGGGCCAATGGGGTGGCGGCTCGGGCGGTGGAGGTCGAGCGCGCGGAGTTGGTGCTGGCGTGGGTGCGTGAGTCGGTCGTGGACCCGGAGGAGACGACCCAGGACGCGGTCTTCGACCCCGACGTTCATGTCGGGGTGCCGGGGACCGAGCAGCCGATGCGGCTGGCTGGGGAGGGTGCCCCGTGGGTGGCCGATCTCGGTTTCACCCGCCTGGCCGCAGCACTGGGACAGTCCAACGAAGCCGCCATGAACTACGTCGGTGCGGTGGTCGAGCTGGCCTACCGCCTGCCGGTGCTGTGGTCCCGGGTCAGGGCCGGGCAGGTCAGTGTCCATCGGGCCAGGACGGTGGCCCGGTTGAGCAAGAAGCTCCCCGCCGCTGGTGCCGCCTGGGTCGATGCCCAGGTCGCCTGGACGATCGGGACGTGCTCGGTGGCTCAGATCGAACGCACCGTGGCTGCGGCGGTGGCGAGGTTCGACCCCGACCAGGCCGAGAAGGACCGCGAGGCGGCGTTGGAGGGGCGACGCGTCGACATCGACCTCGATCAGGTGGCGACCGCGACCGATCCCAGCGCGGGTGCGGTCATCACCTTCGGCGGCGGCCTCGACCTCGCCGACGCACTGGACCTGGAAGCAGCCATCTCCGCCCGCGCGGCCGCGTTGACGGCCCTCATGCCCGGTGCCAGTGAGGACGTGCGCCGCTCGGTCGCCCTCGGCGACCTCGCCCGCGGCCACACCTCCCTGGCCCGGGCCACCGGCGACGATGACCGTGCCAGTGACTCCGGCGACCCCAACGGGCGCACGGTGTTGCTGTATCTGCACCTGGCCGCCGGCGACCTCACCCACGACGGGTCTGGGGTGGGGCGGTGTGAGAACACCCGCTCCCCGATCACCGCTGAGCAGGTCCGCACCTGGTGCGCCACCGCCGGTCGGGTCCTGGTGCGGCCGGTGATCGACCTCAACACCGACTACGCGGCCACCACCTATGAAGCCAGCCCCAGGCTGCGTGAGCAGGTCATCCTGCGCGATGGCACGTGCCGGTTCCCGTTCTGCCACCGCAGCGCTCGGGCCGGCGACCTGGACCACATCGACCCCCACGAGGACGGCGGGCCCACCACCTCGACCAACCTGGCAGCCCTGTGCCGGCGCCACCATCGCGCGAAGACGCACGCGGGCTGGACCTACCAGGTGATCACCCCCGGCACTTACCACTGGGCCAGTCCCGACGGCGCGGCCTATCTGGTCACCCCCGCCGGCACCTTCGACCTGCCCGGCTCACCGGGGACCGCAGCGACTTCGACCGCACGGGTGCGCCAACGAGCCTTGGACTCGATGCGCACCGCCGCCAAGGCGATGCCGTCCGTCCTCCCCGCGGGCAGCCACCAGCAGCACGCGGTCCCGGCAGCACCGGTAGCACCGACCCGCCACCCTTCTGATCACCCCGCCCCGGACCCCGCCGACCACCACCGCCGACGGGGACACCGGCACGTGCAGGGCACGCCGCGGACCTAG